The Chitinophaga parva genomic sequence ACAGGGCCCGGTACCGCTCCGTCCAGGCGTTTACTTCCTGCAGTTTGCGCACATCGGCACGGCAAAACCGCTCCCGGCCCTGCTCGGCAATCACTACCAGTCCACATTCCACCAGGATGCGGATGTGTTTGGACACGGCCGGGCGGCTGATATTGAAATTCTCGGCAATGGCATTGAGGTTCAGGGAGCGCCCGGCCAGCAGGTCAATAATATCGCGGCGGGTGGGATCGGCTATGGCCTGGAATACGTCTCTTCTTAACTGGTTCATACGGCTTGTTTTTGCAGGCTGGACACCGGAAATTAATGAAACCATTTGGTTTCTGGGCAATAAAAAAGGGCGCACCATGGCTGGTACGCCCCTGAGGGGATTAATTGTTCTTATTTAATCGTATGATCGTATATGCGTAACTGTTAGTGTGCCAACATTCGCCCACGATCACAATTAACTATTAACGTGGCTTCATCACGGCGTAGTAAAGTGATAATTGCCGGAACCTACATTGTACACCGCGTAGGTGCCTTCCTGTTTTATGAATTTGATATTGGCATCATCCGCGGCAATGGCTTTGCCGTTTTCCTGCACCTGGTTTGCATTTTGGGCGGGCACGTACACCACGGCGCTGGCATTGGCGGGGATGCTGATGTTCCAGTCAAATGCTTTGTCTTTACCTTTCCAGGCACTTTTTACCATGCCATAGCTGCTGTGGTAACTGGCGGTTACATGATCCAGGCCTTTGAGCATCGCGGGCTTCATGATGATCTTTTTATAGCCCACGTTGCTGGTATCCGGGGCAATGCCGCCCAGGTGCTGGTAACACCAGATCAGCAGGTCGCCCAGGAGCATCACGTGATTGCCGGAGTTCATGCCGGGATTGGCCGTGTCACCGTTCCACAGTTCCCAGATGGTAGTGGCGCCGTTCTCCGCCATATAGCCCCAGCTGGGATAGGTTTTGTTAGTGGCCAGTTGCAGGGCTATGTCGCCACGGTCATATTGTGTAAGGGTGCGCATCAGGTATTCCGCGCCTACCAGGCCGGTGCTCACATGGCCGTTGTAATCTTTCAGCGTTCTATCTGCTACATGCTGGAACACGCGCTGCCGCTCACTTTCAGGCGCCAGGCCAAAGGCCAGGGAGAAGATGTTCGCTGTAGGCGTGTTATTGGCATAAAAGCCTTCCGCGCTGTTAAAGAATTTTTTGTTGAAGGCACTTTTCACACTGTCTGCCAGTGTTGCATAGCCGGGTGCGTCGGCTTCATGACCGGTCAGCTTTGCAAAGCGCTGCATGTGCTGCAGCATGTGATAATAGAATGCAGTGCCCAGGAAAGCGCCTGCCGTAATGCGGGCTGGATCTTTGGAAAGGATCATTTCCGGCGATTCCGGCGGCACACACCAGTCGCCATAAGTATCTTTTGTGAGGATGTGGTCTCTCATGTATTTGTTTTGCATGTAAGCCATCCATTTCTTCATGGCGGGGTAGTGCTGCTGTATGGGTTTGGGATCGCCATATTGCTCATACAGCATGTTGGCTATTTCCAGGAAAGCGCCGGGCCAGGTCATGTTGTCTGAATAGATCTTCCAGTACGTGGGGGCCACATCGGGGATGCTGCCTTCCGGGGTTTGTGCGTCCTCCAGGTCCTGCAGCCATTTTGCGTAGAGCAGGTGGTTGTCAAACAGGAAGCTTTCCCCGCGGGAGCCGGTCATGCGGTCGCCGGTCCAGCCCATGCGCTCATCGCGCTGGGGGCAGTCTGTAGGCATGCCGCGGTAGTTGCTGCGGATGCCCCACCAGGCATTCTGGTATATTTTATTGAGCATGGTATCGGAGCTTTCAAAGTGGCCGATGTTTTCCATCTCATCATACACCACACGGCCTTCCAGTGCATCCAGCGCGGGTTTGCCGGGATAGCCGGCCACTTCCACAAAGCGGAAGCCATGGTAAGTGAAACGGGGCTCCCAGCTTTCATCGGCACCGCCTTTCAGCGTGTATACATCTGTTACTTTCGCGGTACGCAGGTTATCCATGTACAGGGAGCTGTCTTTCTGCAGGCGTTCTGCAAAGCGCAGCTGCACACGGTCTCCGCGTTTGCCTTTTACATGCAGGTGTACCCAGCCTACAAAGTTCTGGCCCATGTCGTAGATAAATACACCGGGTTTTATTTCCGTCACCTTTACTGCACGCACGGTGTCCATTATTTTCATGTTCTTGTTCAACTGTGCTTCCAGTTTGTCGCCGGGGGCTTTTACCAGCTGCACGGGCAGCCACTGGCTGTCGTTGAAGCCGGCCTTGTTCCATCCCGGCATTTCTTTGGTAGCATCATATTCTTCCCCATCGTATTCATTGTTTGCCACGATAGGTCCGGCTGCCGTGAGTTTCCAGCTTGGATCGCTGGTTACCTGGGTGCTGGTACCGTCTTCAAATTCAACATTGAGCTGGCAGATCATTTTGGGAAAGCCATAGTTTGTTACGTTGAACGTGCGCATGGTAAAGAAGCGGCCGTTGCCCAGGATAACGCCGAGCGCATTCTTACCGTTGTTCAGCTGTTTCGTTACGTCAAACGTGTTGTAGAAGGCGCGCTTGTTGTATTCCGTAGGGCCGGGGGCCATCACCTGGTCGCCTATTTTTTCTCCATTGAGGTAAGGCTCATACAAGCCAAGGCCGCTGATGTAAAGCGTGGCTTGTTTCACCTTTTTATCCAGGCTGAATTCTTTGCGCAGGTAGCGCGCAGAAAGGCGGGTGGCGGTGTCTTTGGGTTTATCCCAGGAGAAGGCGCTGTCCATCCCTATCCACTGGCCGTGCCAGTCGCCCGGTTGCAACAGGCCCATGCTCCAGGTGGCGGGTTTGCTCCATTTGCCGGGGTCACCGTCTTTGGTCCACACGCGTACTTTCCAGTAGCAGTGCTGGCCGCTTTGCAGGGCTTTGCCGGCATAGGCCACATTGAGCGACTGGTCTGAGCTTACCTGTTTGGAATCCCAGAGGTCTGGCTTGTCATCGCGGAGGGCCGCTTCCGAGCTGGCCACCATTACCTGGTAGGCCGTCTGCATCACGCCACGGGCGTTGCTTTCCAGCTCCCAGCTAAAGCGGGGCTGGGTAATGTCTATGCCCACCGGCTCCTCCGCATATTCTACCCGCAGGTGCGATAGCGTAGGGGCGTTGGTGTTAGTACAGGCATACAGTCCCATACAGGCGGTTACAAAAAAGGCAAGGTTTCTTTTCATCTGTGGTTATTGTGGATTTTGAGTCAGGTTGTCCAGGTTCACATCTGTTTGCGGAATGGGCAGCAACAGCCGGTTCGTGGTCACCGCGTAAGCATTGGCAGGGATATAGTTCTTCGCAGCTTTTTCCCTTGCGCCGTGTGCATTCATGATGTCTACCGCTTTGCCGGTGCGCAGCAGGTCGTACCAGCGGTGGTTTTCAAAAGCCAGTTCTACCTGGCGTTCGTGAAAAATGGCATCCCGGAAGGCGGACTGGCCGGGCAGGTCTGCCGCCGTTTTCCTGGCAAGGCCGGCGCGTTGTCTTACCTGGTTGAGGAGGTCAAACGCTTCCCCATTGCCCACATAGCTCTGTTCATTCAGGATCTCCGCTATTTCCAGTACTACGTCTGCATAGCGCAGCACCGGAAAATTATCATTAGTGCGGCCCACATCTGTGAAGCCGTGGTTGTACTTTTTGCAATAGGGGATATGCTGGAATACACCGCTGGCGTCTGTAAAGCCCAGTGCCAGGGATACATCCCTGCGCTTGTCGCCCGGTTCATAGGCCGCGATCAGGTCGGCCGTGGGAATGTTCCACCCGGAGCCGCTGCCTGCGATGCCGGTCTTGGTATCGCCCGTCACTGCACTACCCGATGTCCAGGGCGCAAAGGTGTACATGAAGGTACTATATAAACCGGTTTGTGAGCCCAGGTACTGGATCTCGAAAATAGATTCCGGCCCGTTTTTCTTATTGGGGTCAAAATTATCCGCATAACTGGTCAGTAAGCTATAACCGGCTGCCTGCACTTTGCGCAGGGCTGCCAGTGCATTGGGATAATCCTTTTGCGTGAGGTACACCTTGCCCAGCAATGCATTGGCCGTGCCGGAAGTGGCACGCCCGGCCTCTCCACTGGGGTAGTGTGCCGGCAGTTTGCCGGCGGCGTCGGTAAGGTCTGCAATGATCTGTTTGTACACATCCGCAACCGGTGCGCGGCCTTTGGAAAGCGTTTGCGAAGGAGATGTGATCGTGGTGAGGCGCAGGGGCACATCTCCAAACTGGCGCACCAGGTTAAAGTAATGAAACGCGCGCAGGAACTCGGTTTCGCCAGTGTATTGATTACGGGCGCTGTCGCTCAGTGTTACATTACCAATGTTGTCCAGTACATCATTACAGCGGCCAATGCCGATGTAGCTGTTCTTCCAGAGATTGCTGATACACTCTGCCGTGGCGCCTACCAGGAATTCATCTACAAATTCCCATTGCTCATGGCCACGGTCTACATTGTCATACTGGAAGCAGGTATTGTCGGAGCGCATTTCCCCGAACATCCAGTAGCTTTCACTGCCCAGTGGCTGAAGGATGTTGTAAGCTCCGTTCACGGCTTGTTTGATCTCTGTTTCATTTTTATAAAAGGAGTTGCCATTGATGGCTGTTTCCGGGTCGAGGTTCAGGAAATCCTTTTTGCAGCCGGCGCCCAGCAGGAGCGTGGCGGCCAGTAAATACCGGATGGTGTGATTGCGATGCATGTGAGTGGATTTTCAGGTTAGAACGAAAGGTTCAGGCCCAGGGTGTACACGCGTGCCAGCGGGTAGTTGGTAAAATCTTCCCCGGGGGTGAGCGCTGTACTGGTGGCATTGCCGGACACGGTTTTACGGCTTACTTCAGGATTGGCCCCGCTGTAGCGCGTAAAGGTGGCCAGGTTTTGCACGGAGGCATACAGGCGCGCATTGCCGATGAATTTTGTCTTTTGCAGCAGGCGTTTGGAAAAATCGTAGCCCAGGCTCAGGTTCTGGATGCGCATGAAAGAACCGTTCTCTATCCAGCCGGAATTCACATCGCGGTAGATCACGCGGGCGCCGTTGGTGGTGGGCGTTTTGCCGTCGCCGGGATTTTGCGGGGAGCGCCAGCGGTTCAGCACACTGCGGTCTACGTTGAAAATACCGTCTATGTTTTGCAGGTACTGATTGGCGGTCTTCATTACCTGCCCGCCCTGTGAGCCTACCAGCACCAGGCCCAGGTTGAGGTTTTTATAGCTCCAGTTATTGGTCATGCCCCACACAAACTTGGGATTGGGATCACCAATGATGGCGAAGTCATTCACCGGTTCTATTACGCCGTTGCCATCTACATCTTTGTACTTGATGGAGCCTACCACGGAGGTCACGTGGTGCGGGCTTTTGGCCAGGTCGTCCGCGTCTTTGTAAATGCCTTCTACTACGTAGCCATAGAACAGGCCCACCGGCTTACCCACTTCCGTGATGTGGGTGAAAGAGCCTTCCCCACTGCGCCCGCTGTAAATGGGATCGTTATGATCATTCAGCGCCAGTACTTTGTTGCGGTTAAAGGCAATGTTGGCATTGGTGGTCCAGTGGAAGTTGCGGCTGTCTATATTAGTGGTGGTGATGCCTACTTCCAGGCCGTGGTTCTCGATCTTACCGGCATTGATGATCACGTTGGTATAGCCCGATGATAACGGCACTTCGGAATTATACAACATACCGTTGGTGATGCGCCTGTAATAATCCACGTTCACCGCAATGCGGTTATTGAAGAAACCTGCATCCACCCCGGCATCCAGCTGGTGCGATTCTTCCCAGGTGAGG encodes the following:
- a CDS encoding ArsR/SmtB family transcription factor; amino-acid sequence: MNQLRRDVFQAIADPTRRDIIDLLAGRSLNLNAIAENFNISRPAVSKHIRILVECGLVVIAEQGRERFCRADVRKLQEVNAWTERYRALWNEKLDALGDFLDQQ
- a CDS encoding alpha-L-rhamnosidase: MKRNLAFFVTACMGLYACTNTNAPTLSHLRVEYAEEPVGIDITQPRFSWELESNARGVMQTAYQVMVASSEAALRDDKPDLWDSKQVSSDQSLNVAYAGKALQSGQHCYWKVRVWTKDGDPGKWSKPATWSMGLLQPGDWHGQWIGMDSAFSWDKPKDTATRLSARYLRKEFSLDKKVKQATLYISGLGLYEPYLNGEKIGDQVMAPGPTEYNKRAFYNTFDVTKQLNNGKNALGVILGNGRFFTMRTFNVTNYGFPKMICQLNVEFEDGTSTQVTSDPSWKLTAAGPIVANNEYDGEEYDATKEMPGWNKAGFNDSQWLPVQLVKAPGDKLEAQLNKNMKIMDTVRAVKVTEIKPGVFIYDMGQNFVGWVHLHVKGKRGDRVQLRFAERLQKDSSLYMDNLRTAKVTDVYTLKGGADESWEPRFTYHGFRFVEVAGYPGKPALDALEGRVVYDEMENIGHFESSDTMLNKIYQNAWWGIRSNYRGMPTDCPQRDERMGWTGDRMTGSRGESFLFDNHLLYAKWLQDLEDAQTPEGSIPDVAPTYWKIYSDNMTWPGAFLEIANMLYEQYGDPKPIQQHYPAMKKWMAYMQNKYMRDHILTKDTYGDWCVPPESPEMILSKDPARITAGAFLGTAFYYHMLQHMQRFAKLTGHEADAPGYATLADSVKSAFNKKFFNSAEGFYANNTPTANIFSLAFGLAPESERQRVFQHVADRTLKDYNGHVSTGLVGAEYLMRTLTQYDRGDIALQLATNKTYPSWGYMAENGATTIWELWNGDTANPGMNSGNHVMLLGDLLIWCYQHLGGIAPDTSNVGYKKIIMKPAMLKGLDHVTASYHSSYGMVKSAWKGKDKAFDWNISIPANASAVVYVPAQNANQVQENGKAIAADDANIKFIKQEGTYAVYNVGSGNYHFTTP
- a CDS encoding RagB/SusD family nutrient uptake outer membrane protein; this translates as MHRNHTIRYLLAATLLLGAGCKKDFLNLDPETAINGNSFYKNETEIKQAVNGAYNILQPLGSESYWMFGEMRSDNTCFQYDNVDRGHEQWEFVDEFLVGATAECISNLWKNSYIGIGRCNDVLDNIGNVTLSDSARNQYTGETEFLRAFHYFNLVRQFGDVPLRLTTITSPSQTLSKGRAPVADVYKQIIADLTDAAGKLPAHYPSGEAGRATSGTANALLGKVYLTQKDYPNALAALRKVQAAGYSLLTSYADNFDPNKKNGPESIFEIQYLGSQTGLYSTFMYTFAPWTSGSAVTGDTKTGIAGSGSGWNIPTADLIAAYEPGDKRRDVSLALGFTDASGVFQHIPYCKKYNHGFTDVGRTNDNFPVLRYADVVLEIAEILNEQSYVGNGEAFDLLNQVRQRAGLARKTAADLPGQSAFRDAIFHERQVELAFENHRWYDLLRTGKAVDIMNAHGAREKAAKNYIPANAYAVTTNRLLLPIPQTDVNLDNLTQNPQ